GAAGTGGTCACCGGGCCGTACGTAATGGGTGAAGTTCCGGATCGTGTCGTACTTCGTGTTGGTCCGGATCGGGCAGCTGGTCAGGGTGTCCCCGGCGGCGCAGTCGAAGGGCACGTGGATCTCACCCCACTGCAGGTTCCCCTCGGCCCGCATGTTGTCGGCGTCCTCGATCGGCTGCCACAGCACCCACGCGGACGGCTCCAGCTCCCGGATGTCGTCGACGATCCGCTGCGCCATGCCGAGCCCGGAGTCCATGCTCGTGTAGTCGTGCCCCCAGCTGCCCTCGACCTCGCTCATCCACAGCGGCTTGCGTTCGGCCTTCGCGATGTCCCGCACGCTGGTCCGCTGCCCGGTGCCGTAGGTGTGCACGTTGAGCCGGTCGACGGCGGCCCGCGCCTCGGCGGTCCAGCCGTAGTGGTCGGTGACCATGGTGCCCGGATTGGTCTCGTCCGGTGCGGCGATGTTCCCCCGGTACGCGCGGGCCAGCGCGGCGATGACCGCGGACTGCGCGGCCGGCCCGGCGTGCGCGCCCTCCTGGCGGCCGCCGGTCGGCTGCCCGTCGGCGCCCAGCGTGGTGCTCCAGTAGTCGGTGTTCGGCTCGTTCAGCGGCTCGATGGCGTCGAAGGTGATGCCGTGTGCCTGCTCCAGGTGCCCGGCGACCCGGGTCAGGTACTGCGCGAACTCGTCCACCCGGTCGGGGCGGATCTGGTCGGCCGTCGCGGTGAATCCGCCGCTGACGTAACCGCTGACCGTCTGGAAGTACGGCGGCGAGTTGCTGAACGCCTCCCAGTGCGTCACCTTGTCCTTGATCTGCTCCACCCACCAGCGCTGATTGGGGTCGGCGTCCCAGTCCCAGGCGCCCTCGTCGGCGGGATTCCACCAGTCCTTCTCGGCCGGTGTGTACTGCCGGTCGGCCTTCCAGAAGCCCGGCACCGCGCCACCCGGGCGCAGGTAGGGCCGCACGGTCGGCGCGTTGCCGCCGCCGATGTCGAACCGGGCGATGTTGAGGTTCAGCCCGTCGGCCCCGAAGACCAGATCGACCAGGCGGTTGCGGATCTCGTCGGGATAGCCGCCGGTGGCCTCGGCCATCCAGGCCAGGCTGGTGCCCCAGCCCTGCCATTCGGCGCCCTGGTAGGACGGATCGGGGGTGATGGTGGTGGTGGCGGTCGCCGCGACGGCGGGTGCGGGGACCGCCATCGTGGCGGCGGTCAGCAGGCCGGCAAGCAGGATCCTCACGCGTGACCCTCTCGTGTTTACGTAAACATCGATGGTCGACACAGTGTTTCGGGGGCGCCTGATCGCTGTCAAGAAGCGCCGTTGTATCGGGATCGCTCCCAGCTGAGGATGACGGTTACCTCGCCGTAGTCGGCCCGGCATGCGGGGCCTGCGTGGCCGGACGAGCGGTTGGCGGACTGCGAGCGTCCCGACCGCGAGCACCCCGACTGGTGGTCGCGGCGATGGCCGACCAGGACCGCCTTGCCGCCTGGCAGCGGGCCGATGCCACCAAGGGGGTGCTGCTGGCCCGCCTGGCTCGCCACATCCGGAACGTGGCGGCGCACTACGGCGACACCACCGGGCCGTCGGCGATCCTCGCGGCGCGCTGACCTGCGTACCGGCGGATGCTCCGAAACTCTCGGAACATCCGCCCGACCTGTGTCCTGCTGTACTCATTGACTCAATAGACACATGGCTATACGTTGCCGGTACCCGATCGGCATGTTTCCGAAAGTTTCGGAGCGCTTCGTCCACCGGAGGCGTACCCATGCGAAGTCCCCTCGCGGGCGCGTTCACCGTGCTCGCCCTCCTCCTCACGCCCGTACCCGCACAGGCCGCGTCCCCCGGCCGGGACACCGCCGACTACATCTCCACCCGGCCCGGCCCGGGCCGGTTTCCGCTGGTCGCCGCCCCGATCGTGACCAGCGCCAACGACTACCCCGGCGTGCTGCGGGTGGCCGGCGACCTGCGGTCCGACCTCGGCGCCGCCACCGGCGTCACCCCGCCGGCCGCGCGGGACACCGTCCCTGCCGGGCGGGACCCGATCATCGTCGGCACCATCGGCCGGTCCACCCTTGTCGATCGTCTGATAGCGGCCGGCAAACTCGACGCCCGTGGCATCGCCGGCAAGTGGGAGACCTCGCTCCAGCAGGTCGTCGAGCACCCGCTGCCGGGCGTCCGCCGGGCGTTCGTGATCGCCGGCAGCGACCAGCGCGGCACCATCTACGGCGTCTACGACGTGTCCCGGCGGATCGGCGTCTCGCCCTGGCACTTCTGGGACGACGTGCCGGTACCGCACGCGGACGCGCTCTACGCCCTGCCCGGCCGGCACAGCCAGGGCACCCCGAAGGTCAAGTACCGCGGCGTCTTCATCAACGACGAGAACCCGGACACCGGCACCTGGGCACCCGCGTTCTTCGGCCCGGGCAAGGCGCCCGGCTATCCGGGTGGGCTGAACGCGAACTACTACGCCAAGGTCTTCGAGACCATGCTCCGGCTCAAGGCCAACTACCTGTGGCCGGCCGTCTGGGGTCGCGCGTTCGCCGAGGACGACCCGGCCAACCACGCCACCGCCAGCTACTACGGCGTGGTGATGGGCACCTCGCACGAGGCGCCGATGATGCGCGGCATCGAGGAGTGGAACCGGCACCCGGCCGGCACCGGCGAGTGGAGTTTCCGGCGCAACCCGGAGGCGATAAAGGAGTACTGGCGGGCCGGCATCGAGCGGATGCGCGACCAGGACATCGAGGGTGTCGTGACGCTCGGCATGCGCGGCAACGGCGACGTCAGCCTGCCCGACGGCGACGGCATCGACCTGATGAGCTCGATCATCGACACCCAGCGGCAGATCCTCGGCGAGGAGGGCATGCTGGGCGCGCCCCAGGTGCAGACCCTCTACAAGGAGGTGCAGCGCTACTGGGACAAGGGTTACCGGCCGCCGGACGACGTGACAGTGGTGTTCTGCGACGACAACTGGGGCAACATGCGCAAGCTGCCCGACCCGTCGTTGCCGGCCCGCAGCGGCGGCTACGGCCTCTACTACCACTTCGACTACGTCGGCGACGGCCGCAACTACAAGTGGGTGGACACCGCCAACCTGACGAACACGTGGGAGCAACTGCACCGGGCGTACACCTCGGGTGTCGATCGGCTGTGGGTGGCCAACGTCGGCGACCTGAAGAACGAGGAGGAACCGGCCCAGTTCTTCCTCGACTACGCGTGGAATCCGGACGCCATCCCGCTGGACGGCATCAAGGCCTGGGAGCGCCGCTTCGCGGCGGAGAGCTTCGGCACGTCACTGTCCGCCGAGATCGCGGAGGTGCTTTCCCGGTACGGCGTACTGCAGTCCCGCCGCAAGCCCGAGCTGCTCAACCGGCGGATCACCGTCGACCCGGCCAAGGACCTCACCACCGACCCGAGCGCCGTGGTCTACGACGACCAGGGCAACCCGTTCAGCCTCACCGACTATCGGGAGATGGACCGGGTGGTCGCCGAGTGGCAGGCACTCGCCGCACGCGCTGAGCGGATCAAGAAGCGGGTGCCGGACGCCTGGCAGGACGCGTACTTCCAGCTCGTCTACTACCAGGTGGCGGCGACCGCGAACCTCTACGAGCTGCGCCGTGCCGAGTTCACCAACATCATGTACGCCGCGCAGGGCCGGGCCGCCACCAACGACCTGGCCGACGAGGCGGAGGCCCGGTTCGCCGAGGATCAGGCGCTCAACGCGCACTACAACACCGCGCTGGCCGGCGGCAAGTGGAAGGACTGGCAGCTGCAACCCAAGATCGGGTACGGCAACGTGGCGCGGTACGGCCCGAACGCCCCGTGGCAGCAGCCCGAGCTCAACAACGTGGCGCTGCCCGACGAGATCTACCCCTATCTGAAGCGGATCGAGGTGCCGGCCGGCGCGGCGCTCGGCGTGGCGCTGGACGGCGGCGACGCCACCACGCTGCCGGAGTTCAGCCCGTGGCAGGCGCAGCCGCGGCAGTACGTCGAGGTCTACAACAAGGGCACCACGCCGTTCCGCTACACCATCACGGCGGAGCAGCCGTGGGTGCACGTGACGCCGGCGAGCGGGACGGTGGGGAAGCAGGTCAGGGCGACCGTGTCGGTCGACTGGCGACGGGCGCCGGCCGGGCTGACCGTCGTACCGATAAGGGTCGAAGGCGCGGGTGGCGCGGTCGTGGTGCGCGCGCCGGTCCGCAACCCCGCGACCAGGCCGCGGGGTTTCGCCGAGGCGAACGGTTATGTGTCGATCCCGGCGACCGGTTTCGATCGCAAGACCGGGTCCTGGACGGTGTTGCCCGGGATCGGCAAGACCGGCGACGGGATCATGCCGGCCGGCGGCTCGGACGCCCGGCTCGACTACCGGGTGACGCTGACCGGTTCCGGACCGGTGAAGATCAACGCGTTGCTGGCGCCGCGGAACGGGCGGCTGCGCTACGCGATCGCGGTGGACGGCGCGACGCCGCAGGTGGTCGACGCGGTCGCCGCCACGGGGGCGGTCGACACCACGATGAACCGCCAGTGGGCACGCAACACCTCGGACAACGTCAACGTCACCGCCACCACGCACCAGATCGCCGCGGCCGGGACGCACACCGTCTCGTTCTGGGCGCTGGACTCCTCGGTGATCCTGCAGCGGTTGATCGTGGACACCGGCGGGGTCAAGTACAGCTATCTCGGCCCGCCGACCAGCCGGAGGTTCTGATCATGAAACGTCGTGCTCTGCTCGCCGGGTCGACCGGCGCGGTCGCGGCGGGCCTCGTCCCGTCCGCCGCCTCCGCCGTCCCCTCGGCCGCCACCCAGCAGGCGTCCTGGGTGCACACCTGGACCGCGATGCCGCAGCTCACCGAGCCGGGGAACATGCCGCCGGCGCCGTTCACCGGGACCGACGCGGTGCTGGTGGACACCACGCTGCGGCAGACGGTGCACACGTCGATCGGCGGGAAGGTGGTGCGGGTCCGCTTCTCCAACGCGTTCGGCACCACGGATCTGCCGCTCGATCGGGCGGCCCTGGCGCTTCCGGTGGACGGCAGAGCGGGAAGCTCCGGCATCGTCGCGGGGAGCTCGCGGGCGCTGACCTTCGGCGGTCAGGCGTCGGTGGTGGTGCCCGCCGGCGCGCAGGTCGTCTCCGACCCGGTGCCGATGCCCGTCGCGGCCAGGGCGAACCTGACCGTTTCCGTCTATCTCGGTGCCGGGCAGGCGGGGCTCGCTCTGACCGGGCACCCGGGCTCGCGCACGACGTCCTGGCTGGTCAAGGGCGACCAGGCGGAGAAACCGGAGATGTCGGGCGCGACGCCCGTCGACCACTGGTACCTGATCAGCGGGATCGAGGTGATCGGCAGCCGCGCCGCCGGAGTGGTGATCATCGGGGACTCGCTGACCGACGGGCGGGGCTCGACCACCAACGGCAACGACAGGTGGCCGGATCAGCTGGCGGCCCGGTTCCGGGACCCGCGACTCGCGATCCTCAACCAGGCGGCCGGCGGTAACCGGGTGCTGCACGACGGGCTCGGGCCGAACGTCCTGGCCCGGTTCGACAGGGACGTGCTCGGGGTCAGCGGGGCGGCCTGGGTGCTGGTCTTCGAGGGGGTCAACGACATCGGGACCGCCGAGGCGACCGAGGCCGGGCAGCGGCAGGTGATCGCGGCGCTGACCGGGGCGTACCGGCAGATCGTGCAGCGGGCGCACGCTCAGGACCTGCGGGTCTACGGTGCGACGATCACGCCGTTCGGTGGGAACGCCGGGTATGACGATCCGGGTGGGCTGCGGGAGCGGGCCCGGGTGACGGTGAACGGGGTGATCCGGGGCGGGGTGTTCGACGCGTACGTCGACTTCGCGGCGGCCGTGGCCGACCCCGCGGCGCCGAGCCGCCTCGATCCGGCTTTCGACGTCGGCGATCACCTGCACATGAACCCGGCCGGTTACGCGGCACTCGCGGCCGCTGTTCCCCGCAGGCTGTTCTAGAGCGCTGGCGCCGCCGGTCAGAGCAGGGATCCGCCGGCGACGGTGAGCACGTCGAGGAGATGGGCGAGACGGTGGCCGACCGGGGTCACCGTCACGATGCAGATGCCCGCGACGATCGCCGCGAGCAGCGAGTACTCGACGGCGGTGGCGCCCTCGTCAGTCAGCTTCCCCATGCACCATTGTTCGGCCCGTTCCGCTCCCCGGTGAGGTTCACCGCGGGTGTGGAACGGGTCCCGGACGGTTGCCGGTGGCCACCACCGGCCGGGCCATCGCCGCCGCGACCAGCGCGATGACGCACAGCGCGGACAGGCTGAGGAAGCCGGCCCGGAACGACCCGGTCGCGTCCTTCACCGCGCCGAGCAGGTAGACGAACGCGAAGCTGCCCAGGTTGGCGCAGAAGTTGCCGAACCCGCTGAGCAGTCCGGCGCGCTCCGTCCCGAGCACCGCGATCGGCAACGCGAACAGCGGCCCGAAGTACACCTGCACCACCACCGAGATCATCGCGACCACCGCCAGCACCGCCGGCATCCCGGGCACGTAGGTGAGCAGGGCCAGGCCGGTGGCCAGCACCGTCAGCGAACCGCCGATCACCAGCAGCGGGCGCCCGAGCCGGTCGGAGATCAGCCCGCCGAGGTAGTTCGCCGGCGCGGTCACCGCCGCGCCGAGCGCCACCACCAGGCCGGCCGCGGTCAGCGACTGCCCGCGGTCCACCACCAGCCAGGTGGCCAGCCAGAAGGTGAAGCCCTGGGCGACAGCGAGCCGGGCGAACTGGATCACCCCGGTCAGCCAGACGATCCGGTGCCGGAGCAGGACGGGCAGGTCGGTGATCCGGGCCGGGCGGCCGGTCGGCGGGACCGGCACGGCGGGCCCGGCGGCCCGGCGGTAGAGCACCAGGGCGAGCAGCCCGGCCACCGCGAAGATCCCGAACAGCAGTCGCCAGCCGAGCGGCCCGACCAGCCAGGGGCCGAGGGAGCTGAGCAGGATGTTGGAGGAGAAGCCGCCGGCGACGTACAGCCCCATCGCGGTGGCCCGTCGGTCGCCGGGGAACTGCTCGCTGATCAGCAGCAGTCCGGGCGCGAAGACCAGCGCCCGGAAGAACCCCGACAACGCCTGGTCGACCAGGAGCATCTCGTACGAGCTGAGGACCGCGAACACGGCGGCCAGCAGATTCGTCCCGAGCAGCCCGGCCAGGAACAGCGTCCGGGGCGAGAACCGGTCGGCGAGGAGACCGGACGGGACCTGCATCAGGGCGTACGTCAGATTGCTCGCCGCCGCGAGGGTGCCCGCCTGGGCGAAGGTGAGGCCCAGGTCGGTGCGGATCAGCGGGAGGAACAGCGCGATCCCGCCGAAGATCAGCGCCTGGGCGCTCTGGCAGACGACGAGGAGGGTGACGATCGCGCGACGCACCGCGGGATGATCTCACGATCATGTTGTGTTTACGTTAACATTTAGGTCTCTCGATCCCCAGCCGGCGTCCTCCGGCCGAGACGAAAGGCCTCGCCATGCGGGCAAGAATCCCCCTCGTCCTGCTCCTGTTCACCAGCGCACTGGCCCTTCCGAGCCCCTCGGCCGCCGCCGCCACCAGCGGCTTCCGCGGGGTCAACTGGGCCGACCAGCGCGACAACTTCGTCGACGACACCCTGGTGCTCGGCGGCCTGAGCACCAGCGACAGCTACGCCACCACGCAGGCCAAGGCGAACGCGATCCTCACCGGCTTCCAGAACAACCTGGGCGCCAACACGGTCCGGATGCCGGTGAACCACCCGACGGTCGCCGGCTCCTACTGGGCGTCCTACACCGGCGCCATCGACGCGGCCGCGGCCAAGGGCATGAAGGTGATCCTCAGTTACTGGGAGGCCGCCAGCTCGCGCAACGGCACGGTGGACAACACCACCCAGTTCTGGTCGATGTGGCAGACCATCGTGGCCAGGTACTCGTCGAACGCCAACGTCTACTTCGAGCCGTTCAACGAGCCGTACGGCTACAGCGACACCGACTGGAAGAACCTCGCGGCCCAGTGGCTCGGCACCTTCCCCGGCGTCCCGCGCGGCCGGGTGATCATCAGCGGGGCCGGGTACAACCAGCGGCTCACCACGATCGGCGGCGACACCCGGTTCGACGGCACGCTGATCTCCCGGCACATCTACCAGTTCTTCGA
This window of the Actinoplanes oblitus genome carries:
- a CDS encoding MFS transporter; this translates as MRRAIVTLLVVCQSAQALIFGGIALFLPLIRTDLGLTFAQAGTLAAASNLTYALMQVPSGLLADRFSPRTLFLAGLLGTNLLAAVFAVLSSYEMLLVDQALSGFFRALVFAPGLLLISEQFPGDRRATAMGLYVAGGFSSNILLSSLGPWLVGPLGWRLLFGIFAVAGLLALVLYRRAAGPAVPVPPTGRPARITDLPVLLRHRIVWLTGVIQFARLAVAQGFTFWLATWLVVDRGQSLTAAGLVVALGAAVTAPANYLGGLISDRLGRPLLVIGGSLTVLATGLALLTYVPGMPAVLAVVAMISVVVQVYFGPLFALPIAVLGTERAGLLSGFGNFCANLGSFAFVYLLGAVKDATGSFRAGFLSLSALCVIALVAAAMARPVVATGNRPGPVPHPR
- a CDS encoding GDSL-type esterase/lipase family protein: MKRRALLAGSTGAVAAGLVPSAASAVPSAATQQASWVHTWTAMPQLTEPGNMPPAPFTGTDAVLVDTTLRQTVHTSIGGKVVRVRFSNAFGTTDLPLDRAALALPVDGRAGSSGIVAGSSRALTFGGQASVVVPAGAQVVSDPVPMPVAARANLTVSVYLGAGQAGLALTGHPGSRTTSWLVKGDQAEKPEMSGATPVDHWYLISGIEVIGSRAAGVVIIGDSLTDGRGSTTNGNDRWPDQLAARFRDPRLAILNQAAGGNRVLHDGLGPNVLARFDRDVLGVSGAAWVLVFEGVNDIGTAEATEAGQRQVIAALTGAYRQIVQRAHAQDLRVYGATITPFGGNAGYDDPGGLRERARVTVNGVIRGGVFDAYVDFAAAVADPAAPSRLDPAFDVGDHLHMNPAGYAALAAAVPRRLF
- a CDS encoding Flp family type IVb pilin, giving the protein MGKLTDEGATAVEYSLLAAIVAGICIVTVTPVGHRLAHLLDVLTVAGGSLL
- a CDS encoding glycosyl hydrolase 115 family protein, producing MRSPLAGAFTVLALLLTPVPAQAASPGRDTADYISTRPGPGRFPLVAAPIVTSANDYPGVLRVAGDLRSDLGAATGVTPPAARDTVPAGRDPIIVGTIGRSTLVDRLIAAGKLDARGIAGKWETSLQQVVEHPLPGVRRAFVIAGSDQRGTIYGVYDVSRRIGVSPWHFWDDVPVPHADALYALPGRHSQGTPKVKYRGVFINDENPDTGTWAPAFFGPGKAPGYPGGLNANYYAKVFETMLRLKANYLWPAVWGRAFAEDDPANHATASYYGVVMGTSHEAPMMRGIEEWNRHPAGTGEWSFRRNPEAIKEYWRAGIERMRDQDIEGVVTLGMRGNGDVSLPDGDGIDLMSSIIDTQRQILGEEGMLGAPQVQTLYKEVQRYWDKGYRPPDDVTVVFCDDNWGNMRKLPDPSLPARSGGYGLYYHFDYVGDGRNYKWVDTANLTNTWEQLHRAYTSGVDRLWVANVGDLKNEEEPAQFFLDYAWNPDAIPLDGIKAWERRFAAESFGTSLSAEIAEVLSRYGVLQSRRKPELLNRRITVDPAKDLTTDPSAVVYDDQGNPFSLTDYREMDRVVAEWQALAARAERIKKRVPDAWQDAYFQLVYYQVAATANLYELRRAEFTNIMYAAQGRAATNDLADEAEARFAEDQALNAHYNTALAGGKWKDWQLQPKIGYGNVARYGPNAPWQQPELNNVALPDEIYPYLKRIEVPAGAALGVALDGGDATTLPEFSPWQAQPRQYVEVYNKGTTPFRYTITAEQPWVHVTPASGTVGKQVRATVSVDWRRAPAGLTVVPIRVEGAGGAVVVRAPVRNPATRPRGFAEANGYVSIPATGFDRKTGSWTVLPGIGKTGDGIMPAGGSDARLDYRVTLTGSGPVKINALLAPRNGRLRYAIAVDGATPQVVDAVAATGAVDTTMNRQWARNTSDNVNVTATTHQIAAAGTHTVSFWALDSSVILQRLIVDTGGVKYSYLGPPTSRRF